The nucleotide window GCGTCGAGCGCGAACTCTGGCCGCGCTTCCGGGAGTGTGGCTACGAGGTGCAACTCAGGCAGGGGTATCCCGACGGCGGCGAGGGGGACATCCCCATCTCCGCCGGGGAGTACGTCCTCGTCGCCAGGCCCCGGTTGGTCGGGGTCGACGGGGTCCCGTGGACGAACGTCGCCCTCCTCGTCGCGACGGTGTTCTCGACGCTTCTCGTGGGAGCGACGACGTGGTACCGGATCCCGCTGTCTGCGGGGCCGGTCGCGATGCTCGAGGCCTGGCCCTTCGTCGTCGCCATCCTCGGGGTCCTGGGGATCCACGAACTCGGCCACTACGTCATGAGCAGGTACCACGAGGTCGACGCGACGCTGCCCTATTTCATCCCGTTCCCATCGGTCATCGGCTCGATGGGCGCGGTCATCCGGATGAAAGGGCGGATCCCCGACCGGGAGGCGCTGTTCGACATCGGCGTCGCCGGGCCGCTGGCGGGACTGGCGGCGACGGTCGTCGTGACCGCCGTCGGCCTCCAGCTCGACCCCCTCCCCGTCCAGGAGGCCGCGAGTCGGGAGGCCGGCACGTTCATCCGGTTCAACAACCCCGCGCTGCTCGTGCTCGTCGCCGAGCTGACGGGCACGGCAGGAAAACTCGCGGCCAACGGCTCGGTCCACCCGGTCGTGTTCGGCGGGTGGGTCGGGATGCTCGTCACCGTGCTCAATCTCCTCCCGGTCGGGCAGCTCGACGGCGGCCACATCCTCCGTGCGGTGCTCGGACCCCGTCAGGAGACTCTCTCGGCCGCCGTCCCCGCCCTGCTGTTCGCGCTCGCCGCCTACCTCTACGTCGTCGAGGGGACCGTCAACTCCGTCGCTATCTGGGTCTTCTGGGGGCTGTTCGCGCTCGGACTGGCCTACGCCGGCGCGGCCGAGCCGGTCTACGACGAGCCGCTCGACCGGCGCCGGGTCGCGGTCGGCCTCCTCACGTTCGTCCTCGGTGCGCTCTGTTTCACGCCTGTTCCGATCGAGATCGTGACGGTCTGAGCCCGGCCGGGCGACTGCGAGTTGCCCGCCCACGCCGTCAGTGGGTGTACCCCCGGTCAGGCAGCGGCTCGCCGTCCAGCGTCACGCCGGAATCGGTGGCCGTCCCGACTCTTGTCAGCGGGACTGACAGCGCCTCGCGGGCAGCCTCTACCTCTGCCTCCGGCAGCGTACAGACGAGTTCGAAGTCCTCGCCGAAGAA belongs to Salinirussus salinus and includes:
- a CDS encoding site-2 protease family protein yields the protein MERSEWPTAGPSAADVAPVFAVYDVREDGDRLVYVGQPRAPPGRVERELWPRFRECGYEVQLRQGYPDGGEGDIPISAGEYVLVARPRLVGVDGVPWTNVALLVATVFSTLLVGATTWYRIPLSAGPVAMLEAWPFVVAILGVLGIHELGHYVMSRYHEVDATLPYFIPFPSVIGSMGAVIRMKGRIPDREALFDIGVAGPLAGLAATVVVTAVGLQLDPLPVQEAASREAGTFIRFNNPALLVLVAELTGTAGKLAANGSVHPVVFGGWVGMLVTVLNLLPVGQLDGGHILRAVLGPRQETLSAAVPALLFALAAYLYVVEGTVNSVAIWVFWGLFALGLAYAGAAEPVYDEPLDRRRVAVGLLTFVLGALCFTPVPIEIVTV